The Exiguobacterium acetylicum genome includes a window with the following:
- the mtnN gene encoding 5'-methylthioadenosine/S-adenosylhomocysteine nucleosidase → MPIAIIGAMEEEVNLLRNELSERKDTVIANYHFYEGLLNSVPVVILKSGIGKVNAAIGTTLLLDHYKPSAVINTGSAGGFKEGLTVGDVVVSTEVRHHDVDVTAFGYEYGQVPGMPAAYQADPKLVATAEAVIERMDAIRVVHGLIATGDSFIHDSERSAQIKAHFPEVAAVEMEAAPIAQVCHQFGVPFVVTRSISDSANEEASLSFDEFLEIASINSAKMVMEVVRTLAE, encoded by the coding sequence ATGCCAATCGCAATCATCGGCGCAATGGAAGAAGAAGTCAATTTATTGCGTAACGAATTGTCGGAACGTAAAGATACAGTCATCGCTAACTATCATTTTTATGAAGGTCTTTTAAATAGTGTTCCCGTCGTCATCTTGAAGTCAGGAATCGGTAAAGTAAATGCTGCAATCGGTACGACACTCTTACTTGATCACTATAAGCCAAGTGCTGTCATCAATACGGGATCAGCTGGCGGATTTAAAGAAGGGTTAACAGTCGGTGATGTTGTCGTCTCAACGGAAGTGCGTCACCACGACGTCGACGTGACAGCGTTTGGATACGAATATGGTCAGGTACCTGGAATGCCAGCAGCCTACCAAGCCGATCCGAAACTCGTTGCAACAGCAGAAGCTGTCATCGAGCGCATGGATGCGATTCGTGTCGTTCATGGATTGATTGCAACAGGTGATTCATTCATCCATGATTCAGAGCGTTCTGCTCAAATCAAGGCGCACTTCCCTGAAGTCGCAGCCGTTGAGATGGAAGCAGCACCAATTGCACAAGTCTGTCACCAATTTGGTGTACCATTCGTTGTAACACGCTCGATTTCAGATAGCGCAAATGAAGAAGCGTCACTCTCGTTTGATGAATTCCTCGAGATTGCGTCAATTAATTCCGCTAAAATGGTCATGGAAGTCGTTCGGACATTAGCAGAGTAA
- the greA gene encoding transcription elongation factor GreA has product MAEKQYYMTLEGKANIENELNELKSVRRKEVVENIKIARSFGDLSENAEYDSAKEEQAMVEGRIAQLEEMLRNVAIISEEEKDISVVGIGTTVTFLSVEDNEEDTYTIVGSAEADPFTGKISNESPIAKSLMGHQVGDQVSVPAPGGEYAVKITSIK; this is encoded by the coding sequence ATGGCAGAAAAGCAATACTACATGACGCTTGAAGGTAAAGCGAACATTGAAAATGAATTGAATGAATTGAAGTCAGTCCGCCGGAAAGAAGTCGTCGAGAACATCAAAATCGCCCGTTCGTTCGGTGACCTTTCAGAGAACGCAGAATATGATTCAGCAAAAGAAGAACAAGCAATGGTCGAAGGTCGAATTGCGCAACTCGAAGAGATGCTTCGTAACGTTGCGATCATCTCGGAAGAAGAGAAAGATATCTCTGTCGTTGGTATCGGAACGACAGTCACTTTCTTAAGTGTCGAAGACAATGAAGAAGATACGTACACGATCGTCGGGAGTGCGGAAGCAGATCCGTTTACAGGAAAAATCTCGAACGAATCACCAATTGCGAAGAGCTTGATGGGTCATCAAGTCGGAGATCAAGTCTCTGTTCCAGCACCAGGCGGCGAATACGCAGTCAAAATTACATCGATTAAATAA
- the udk gene encoding uridine kinase has protein sequence MQKPVVIGVAGGTGSGKTTVARSLVDAFPSESIVMIEQDAYYKDQSDLSMEERYQTNYDHPFAFDNGLLIEHIQSLRENIAVEKPVYDYVAHTRAQETIHLEPRDVIIVEGILALEDERLRELMDIKVFVDTDADVRILRRMQRDINERGRSIDSVVEQYTNVVRPMHLQFCEPTKRYADIIVPEGGENHVAIDLLVTKIRAILDYRSALDQRGY, from the coding sequence ATGCAAAAACCGGTAGTAATAGGCGTAGCGGGCGGAACGGGTTCAGGGAAAACGACGGTGGCTCGTTCACTCGTCGATGCGTTCCCAAGTGAATCAATCGTCATGATTGAGCAAGACGCGTACTATAAAGATCAAAGTGATTTATCAATGGAGGAGCGGTATCAGACAAACTATGATCACCCGTTCGCTTTTGATAATGGTCTGTTGATCGAGCACATTCAGTCGCTCCGTGAAAACATTGCCGTTGAAAAACCGGTATATGACTATGTCGCCCACACACGGGCACAAGAGACGATTCATCTTGAACCCCGCGATGTTATCATCGTAGAAGGAATTTTAGCGCTTGAAGACGAACGGTTACGGGAACTAATGGATATTAAGGTGTTCGTCGATACGGATGCTGACGTTCGTATTCTTCGCCGTATGCAACGTGATATCAACGAACGAGGACGCTCGATTGATTCAGTCGTCGAGCAGTATACGAACGTTGTTCGTCCGATGCATCTGCAGTTCTGTGAACCAACAAAACGTTATGCGGATATCATCGTGCCAGAAGGTGGAGAGAATCATGTCGCCATCGATTTACTCGTAACGAAGATCCGAGCGATTCTTGATTATCGTTCAGCACTTGATCAAAGAGGATATTGA
- a CDS encoding O-methyltransferase, with product MKDFTTYVESMIHPRDALLIEMEHYAEEHHIPIIELTGSEVLLSLLRLQQPKRILEVGTAIGYSAIRMARALPDARITTIERNAKRYEEAKTFIARSDVADRIDIIFGDAVELAETLEEQFDAVFIDAAKGQYKKFFAGYGRLIPEGGVLYTDNLFLHGDVLEPDPKTFDRRRRRLVRLVKEFTVWMMEQEQYDTTIFPLGDGVSVSRKKSK from the coding sequence GTGAAGGATTTCACGACCTATGTCGAATCGATGATTCATCCTCGGGATGCTCTATTGATTGAGATGGAGCATTACGCGGAAGAACATCATATACCAATCATCGAACTGACCGGTTCCGAAGTCTTGTTATCGCTCCTGCGATTACAACAACCGAAGCGCATTTTAGAAGTCGGAACAGCAATTGGGTACAGTGCCATCCGGATGGCACGTGCGTTACCGGATGCGCGCATTACGACGATCGAACGAAATGCTAAACGATATGAAGAAGCAAAAACCTTCATCGCCCGGTCAGATGTGGCAGACCGGATTGACATCATTTTTGGTGATGCAGTAGAATTAGCCGAAACCCTTGAAGAGCAGTTCGATGCAGTCTTCATCGATGCCGCAAAAGGACAATATAAGAAATTCTTTGCTGGGTACGGTCGACTCATTCCAGAGGGCGGCGTGCTGTATACGGATAATCTCTTCTTACACGGAGATGTCCTCGAGCCTGATCCGAAGACGTTTGATCGAAGAAGACGTCGACTGGTACGTCTCGTCAAGGAATTCACGGTCTGGATGATGGAACAAGAACAATATGATACGACGATTTTTCCACTAGGTGATGGTGTATCCGTCAGCCGGAAAAAGTCGAAATGA
- the mltG gene encoding endolytic transglycosylase MltG translates to MENEWKQNAEIEKRRRRTSRRITLIILSVLLTIFLVASGVVYVFLKNALEPVDEEATKSVKIEIPLGAGTSTIASLLKEKDLIANETIFRYYVRYKNESSFQAGTYTLSQAMSPDEIINELKTGTVMKAADVKITLPEGITMDRQIALIAKATKFKEETVRKELTDATFIDGMIEKYPMLTDEVKKDGVLYALEGYLFPATYEFDKGKSIDQIVETMLDETEKVYDENEDAIRKSGMTFHEVLSLGSMVEREAATPDDRREIAGVFKNRLDDGMKLQSDPTVWYGTGENTALTTLKDLENNSKYNTYKYEGIPIGPISTVSKDSVLAVLNPNKTKYVYFFARPPSDEHPRGQILYEETYEEHQRNVVKYKPEWVEYEASKEQ, encoded by the coding sequence ATGGAGAACGAATGGAAGCAAAATGCTGAAATCGAAAAAAGGCGACGCCGGACATCACGCCGGATTACGCTGATCATCCTTTCTGTTTTATTGACGATTTTTCTAGTTGCAAGTGGAGTCGTCTATGTCTTTTTGAAAAATGCGCTTGAACCGGTCGATGAAGAAGCGACGAAATCCGTCAAGATTGAGATTCCTTTAGGAGCTGGAACGAGTACGATTGCTTCTCTACTAAAAGAAAAAGACTTGATTGCGAACGAAACGATTTTCCGTTATTACGTCCGTTATAAGAATGAATCGTCATTCCAGGCGGGAACGTATACACTGTCACAAGCCATGTCTCCGGATGAAATCATCAATGAATTGAAGACGGGAACGGTCATGAAGGCAGCGGATGTGAAGATTACCTTACCAGAAGGTATCACGATGGATCGTCAAATTGCTTTGATTGCGAAAGCGACAAAGTTTAAAGAAGAGACAGTTCGAAAAGAATTGACGGATGCGACGTTTATCGACGGAATGATTGAAAAATATCCGATGTTGACGGATGAAGTGAAGAAAGATGGTGTCTTATACGCACTTGAAGGCTATCTCTTCCCGGCAACGTATGAGTTTGATAAAGGAAAAAGCATTGATCAAATCGTCGAGACGATGCTCGATGAAACAGAAAAAGTTTATGATGAAAATGAGGATGCCATTCGAAAATCAGGCATGACCTTCCATGAAGTACTCAGCCTCGGTTCCATGGTCGAGCGTGAAGCAGCGACACCAGATGATCGTCGTGAAATCGCAGGTGTCTTCAAAAATCGCTTGGATGATGGAATGAAGCTCCAATCAGATCCAACCGTTTGGTATGGCACAGGTGAAAATACGGCTTTAACGACGCTGAAGGATCTTGAGAATAACTCGAAGTACAACACATATAAGTACGAAGGAATTCCAATCGGTCCGATTTCAACCGTCAGTAAAGATTCCGTGTTAGCTGTCTTAAACCCGAATAAAACAAAATATGTCTATTTCTTCGCCCGTCCACCAAGTGATGAACATCCACGAGGACAGATTTTATATGAAGAGACATATGAAGAACATCAACGAAACGTCGTCAAGTATAAACCGGAATGGGTAGAATACGAAGCGAGTAAAGAGCAATGA
- a CDS encoding DUF1292 domain-containing protein: MQQNEPTRYVIPDGEGNDFEFAERLRYESPRSSKTYIFLEPIGADYDEAEEVDIFVYELDEYGDGDNDFNLVPIDEDDTETWDEIEEVFNTLEDQLD, from the coding sequence ATGCAACAGAATGAACCAACACGTTACGTAATTCCGGACGGCGAAGGAAATGATTTCGAATTCGCAGAACGTCTACGTTATGAAAGCCCACGTTCGAGCAAGACTTACATCTTCCTCGAGCCAATTGGAGCAGATTATGACGAAGCAGAAGAAGTCGATATCTTCGTTTACGAACTCGACGAATACGGTGATGGAGACAACGACTTCAACCTCGTACCAATCGATGAAGATGATACAGAGACTTGGGATGAAATCGAAGAAGTCTTTAACACTCTTGAAGATCAGTTAGACTAA
- a CDS encoding DUF1292 domain-containing protein has product MAEEKRQYLFPDEEGGEHLFEEWYRYSSERTGKTYLFLEMIGNPDEGADDLIICEIDEYGEGEDDFELSLIDENDEQTWDELELALKERITDATE; this is encoded by the coding sequence ATGGCTGAAGAAAAACGTCAGTATCTCTTTCCAGATGAAGAGGGCGGGGAACATCTTTTCGAAGAATGGTACCGTTACTCGAGTGAACGTACAGGAAAAACCTATCTGTTTCTTGAAATGATCGGTAACCCTGACGAAGGAGCAGATGATTTGATCATCTGTGAGATCGATGAATATGGAGAAGGCGAAGATGATTTTGAATTGAGCCTGATCGATGAAAATGATGAGCAAACTTGGGATGAACTCGAGCTTGCGTTAAAGGAGCGGATCACTGATGCAACAGAATGA
- the ruvX gene encoding Holliday junction resolvase RuvX, with translation MKRAMGLDVGSKTIGVAVSDLMGWTAQGVETVKWTEPDYPEAFKRLDVIMKTYNVEILVIGLPKNMNGSIGPRAEASQAFAKEIEQHTGLEVVFMDERLTTMQAERMLIDADVSRKKRKQVIDKMAAVMILQSYLDRTNR, from the coding sequence ATGAAACGTGCAATGGGGCTAGATGTCGGTTCGAAGACGATTGGAGTAGCGGTCAGTGACTTGATGGGCTGGACGGCACAAGGCGTCGAGACGGTCAAGTGGACGGAACCCGATTATCCAGAAGCCTTCAAACGGCTCGATGTCATCATGAAGACATACAATGTCGAAATCTTAGTCATTGGTCTTCCGAAAAACATGAACGGTTCCATCGGTCCCCGTGCAGAGGCGAGTCAAGCCTTTGCGAAGGAAATCGAACAGCATACCGGACTTGAGGTCGTCTTCATGGATGAACGCTTGACGACGATGCAAGCAGAACGGATGCTGATCGATGCCGATGTCAGCCGTAAGAAACGCAAACAAGTCATCGATAAGATGGCTGCTGTCATGATCCTGCAATCGTATTTGGATCGGACGAACCGATGA
- a CDS encoding IreB family regulatory phosphoprotein — MSQMDQTMKFNFPEDDNKAATRDVLLTVYHALEEKGYHPINQIVGYLLSGDPAYIPRHNDARNLIRKIERDELLEELVKSYLAESGNSK; from the coding sequence GTGAGTCAGATGGATCAAACGATGAAATTCAACTTTCCAGAAGACGATAACAAAGCAGCGACACGTGATGTGTTGTTGACGGTCTATCATGCTTTAGAAGAAAAAGGATATCATCCGATCAACCAAATCGTCGGCTATCTCCTATCTGGAGATCCTGCTTACATTCCTCGTCATAATGACGCACGTAACTTAATTCGTAAGATTGAACGCGACGAATTGCTCGAAGAACTCGTGAAATCTTATTTGGCGGAGAGTGGAAATTCAAAATGA